Proteins encoded in a region of the Deltaproteobacteria bacterium genome:
- the lptC gene encoding LPS export ABC transporter periplasmic protein LptC: MGRGDSTVPGLKKVRNLIGLSVAALAVTVVVVLFINWGKGGFHGTGIRIPKIKGDLKVGNLFLTEEKEGTVQWELEAKLAESFRKDNKTVLEDLQVTMYGQGGRVVTLRGDRARIDERTRNMEVEGDVVVTSSDGLRLRTDFLQYDHSRREITTESAVTINGKGVRISGKGLRMELANETISILREVETSIEGSPLESG, translated from the coding sequence ATGGGAAGAGGTGACAGCACGGTACCGGGGTTGAAAAAGGTCAGGAACCTGATCGGTCTCTCTGTTGCCGCTTTGGCGGTGACCGTAGTGGTCGTCCTCTTCATTAATTGGGGAAAGGGAGGATTTCACGGCACGGGTATAAGAATTCCCAAGATCAAGGGCGACCTGAAGGTGGGCAACCTGTTTCTGACAGAAGAGAAGGAAGGTACCGTCCAGTGGGAGCTGGAAGCCAAGTTGGCAGAGTCCTTTAGAAAGGATAACAAGACGGTTCTTGAAGATCTCCAGGTGACCATGTACGGCCAAGGCGGACGCGTGGTCACCCTGCGGGGGGATCGGGCTAGAATCGACGAGAGGACAAGAAACATGGAGGTCGAAGGCGATGTGGTGGTCACCTCAAGCGATGGCCTCCGCCTTCGGACCGATTTTCTCCAGTATGACCACAGCCGCCGGGAGATTACCACCGAGTCAGCTGTCACGATAAACGGTAAAGGTGTCAGAATCTCGGGCAAAGGGCTCCGGATGGAACTGGCAAACGAGACGATCTCTATTCTCAGGGAGGTGGAGACTTCCATCGAAGGGTCTCCTCTCGAATCCGGCTAG